The following proteins are encoded in a genomic region of Pseudorca crassidens isolate mPseCra1 chromosome 1, mPseCra1.hap1, whole genome shotgun sequence:
- the MOK gene encoding MAPK/MAK/MRK overlapping kinase isoform X7 — protein MDLWSAGCVLYEMASLQPLFPGANELDQISRIHDVIGTPTGKTITKFKRSRAMSFDFTFKKGSGIPLLTASLSPQCLSLLHAMVAYDPDERITAHQALQHPYFQEQRAAEKQAPARPRRKASALCPKRPVAPELLSNNWQPAQEGSKQKQPLKQEEDHPRRHGPAYVMALPKLKLSGVTKQPLYYSPALQSVVAPGATRKVPVLRPPKCVGPNQKTDTQKDIQPNLKQYRRPTVERRGGGY, from the exons ATGGACCTGTGGAGCGCGGGCTGCGTGCTCTATGAGATGGCCAG CCTGCAGCCCCTCTTCCCCGGAGCCAACGAGTTGGACCAGATCTCGAGGATCCACGACGTCATTGGCACACCTACTGGAAAGACCATCACCAAGTTCAAACG GTCGAGAGCTATGagttttgattttacttttaaaaagggaTCAGGAATACCTCTACTGACAGCCAGTTTGTCCCCGCAATGCCTCTCCCTCCTGCACGCAATGGTGGCCTATGATCCCGATGAGAGAATCACTGCCCACCAGGCCCTGCAGCACCCCTACTTCCAGGAACAGAG GGCAGCTGAGAAGCAGGCTCCAGCCAGGCCCAGGAGGAAGGCCTCCGCTCTCTGCCCCAAGCGGCCGGTGGCACCGGAACTACTCAGTAACAACTGGCAGCCGGCACAGGAGGGCAGCAAGCAG AAACAGCCCCTAAAGCAAGAGGAGGACCATCCCAGGAGACACGGACCAGCCTACGTGATGGCACTGCCCAAGCTCAAGCTATCGGGAGTGACCAAGCAGCCCTTGTACTACAGCCCAGCGCTGCAGTCAGTGGTTGCCCCCGGAGCGACCCGGAAGGTCCCGGTGCTGAGACCCCCGAAGTGTGTTGGCCCGAACCAGAAG acagacacacagaaggACATCCAGCCTAACCTGAAACAGTACCGCCGGCCCACAGTAGAGCGGAGAGGTGGAGGCTACTGA
- the MOK gene encoding MAPK/MAK/MRK overlapping kinase isoform X3 — protein sequence MMKRRRHPLSEKKIMHYMYQLCKSLDHMHRNGIFHRDVKPENILIKQDVLKLGDFGSCRSIYSKQPYTEYISTRWYRAPECLLTDGFYTYKMDLWSAGCVLYEMASLQPLFPGANELDQISRIHDVIGTPTGKTITKFKRSRAMSFDFTFKKGSGIPLLTASLSPQCLSLLHAMVAYDPDERITAHQALQHPYFQEQRAAEKQAPARPRRKASALCPKRPVAPELLSNNWQPAQEGSKQKQPLKQEEDHPRRHGPAYVMALPKLKLSGVTKQPLYYSPALQSVVAPGATRKVPVLRPPKCVGPNQKTDTQKDIQPNLKQYRRPTVERRGGGY from the exons ggagaaGACACCCGTTAtcggaaaaaaaaattatgcactATATGTACCAGTTGTGTAAATCCCTTGATCACATGCACAG aaatggaatatttcacaGAGATGTAAaaccagaaaatatattaataaag CAGGATGTCCTGAAATTAGGGGACTTTGGGTCCTGCCGGAGTATCTATTCTAAGCAGCCGTACACGGAATACATCTCCACCCGCTGGTACCGGGCCCCAGAGTGTCTCCTCACTGATGGCTTCTATACCTACAAGATGGACCTGTGGAGCGCGGGCTGCGTGCTCTATGAGATGGCCAG CCTGCAGCCCCTCTTCCCCGGAGCCAACGAGTTGGACCAGATCTCGAGGATCCACGACGTCATTGGCACACCTACTGGAAAGACCATCACCAAGTTCAAACG GTCGAGAGCTATGagttttgattttacttttaaaaagggaTCAGGAATACCTCTACTGACAGCCAGTTTGTCCCCGCAATGCCTCTCCCTCCTGCACGCAATGGTGGCCTATGATCCCGATGAGAGAATCACTGCCCACCAGGCCCTGCAGCACCCCTACTTCCAGGAACAGAG GGCAGCTGAGAAGCAGGCTCCAGCCAGGCCCAGGAGGAAGGCCTCCGCTCTCTGCCCCAAGCGGCCGGTGGCACCGGAACTACTCAGTAACAACTGGCAGCCGGCACAGGAGGGCAGCAAGCAG AAACAGCCCCTAAAGCAAGAGGAGGACCATCCCAGGAGACACGGACCAGCCTACGTGATGGCACTGCCCAAGCTCAAGCTATCGGGAGTGACCAAGCAGCCCTTGTACTACAGCCCAGCGCTGCAGTCAGTGGTTGCCCCCGGAGCGACCCGGAAGGTCCCGGTGCTGAGACCCCCGAAGTGTGTTGGCCCGAACCAGAAG acagacacacagaaggACATCCAGCCTAACCTGAAACAGTACCGCCGGCCCACAGTAGAGCGGAGAGGTGGAGGCTACTGA
- the MOK gene encoding MAPK/MAK/MRK overlapping kinase isoform X2 → MDMNIYELIRGRRHPLSEKKIMHYMYQLCKSLDHMHRNGIFHRDVKPENILIKQDVLKLGDFGSCRSIYSKQPYTEYISTRWYRAPECLLTDGFYTYKMDLWSAGCVLYEMASLQPLFPGANELDQISRIHDVIGTPTGKTITKFKRSRAMSFDFTFKKGSGIPLLTASLSPQCLSLLHAMVAYDPDERITAHQALQHPYFQEQRAAEKQAPARPRRKASALCPKRPVAPELLSNNWQPAQEGSKQKQPLKQEEDHPRRHGPAYVMALPKLKLSGVTKQPLYYSPALQSVVAPGATRKVPVLRPPKCVGPNQKTDTQKDIQPNLKQYRRPTVERRGGGY, encoded by the exons ggagaaGACACCCGTTAtcggaaaaaaaaattatgcactATATGTACCAGTTGTGTAAATCCCTTGATCACATGCACAG aaatggaatatttcacaGAGATGTAAaaccagaaaatatattaataaag CAGGATGTCCTGAAATTAGGGGACTTTGGGTCCTGCCGGAGTATCTATTCTAAGCAGCCGTACACGGAATACATCTCCACCCGCTGGTACCGGGCCCCAGAGTGTCTCCTCACTGATGGCTTCTATACCTACAAGATGGACCTGTGGAGCGCGGGCTGCGTGCTCTATGAGATGGCCAG CCTGCAGCCCCTCTTCCCCGGAGCCAACGAGTTGGACCAGATCTCGAGGATCCACGACGTCATTGGCACACCTACTGGAAAGACCATCACCAAGTTCAAACG GTCGAGAGCTATGagttttgattttacttttaaaaagggaTCAGGAATACCTCTACTGACAGCCAGTTTGTCCCCGCAATGCCTCTCCCTCCTGCACGCAATGGTGGCCTATGATCCCGATGAGAGAATCACTGCCCACCAGGCCCTGCAGCACCCCTACTTCCAGGAACAGAG GGCAGCTGAGAAGCAGGCTCCAGCCAGGCCCAGGAGGAAGGCCTCCGCTCTCTGCCCCAAGCGGCCGGTGGCACCGGAACTACTCAGTAACAACTGGCAGCCGGCACAGGAGGGCAGCAAGCAG AAACAGCCCCTAAAGCAAGAGGAGGACCATCCCAGGAGACACGGACCAGCCTACGTGATGGCACTGCCCAAGCTCAAGCTATCGGGAGTGACCAAGCAGCCCTTGTACTACAGCCCAGCGCTGCAGTCAGTGGTTGCCCCCGGAGCGACCCGGAAGGTCCCGGTGCTGAGACCCCCGAAGTGTGTTGGCCCGAACCAGAAG acagacacacagaaggACATCCAGCCTAACCTGAAACAGTACCGCCGGCCCACAGTAGAGCGGAGAGGTGGAGGCTACTGA
- the MOK gene encoding MAPK/MAK/MRK overlapping kinase isoform X4, whose translation MHYMYQLCKSLDHMHRNGIFHRDVKPENILIKQDVLKLGDFGSCRSIYSKQPYTEYISTRWYRAPECLLTDGFYTYKMDLWSAGCVLYEMASLQPLFPGANELDQISRIHDVIGTPTGKTITKFKRSRAMSFDFTFKKGSGIPLLTASLSPQCLSLLHAMVAYDPDERITAHQALQHPYFQEQRAAEKQAPARPRRKASALCPKRPVAPELLSNNWQPAQEGSKQKQPLKQEEDHPRRHGPAYVMALPKLKLSGVTKQPLYYSPALQSVVAPGATRKVPVLRPPKCVGPNQKTDTQKDIQPNLKQYRRPTVERRGGGY comes from the exons atgcactATATGTACCAGTTGTGTAAATCCCTTGATCACATGCACAG aaatggaatatttcacaGAGATGTAAaaccagaaaatatattaataaag CAGGATGTCCTGAAATTAGGGGACTTTGGGTCCTGCCGGAGTATCTATTCTAAGCAGCCGTACACGGAATACATCTCCACCCGCTGGTACCGGGCCCCAGAGTGTCTCCTCACTGATGGCTTCTATACCTACAAGATGGACCTGTGGAGCGCGGGCTGCGTGCTCTATGAGATGGCCAG CCTGCAGCCCCTCTTCCCCGGAGCCAACGAGTTGGACCAGATCTCGAGGATCCACGACGTCATTGGCACACCTACTGGAAAGACCATCACCAAGTTCAAACG GTCGAGAGCTATGagttttgattttacttttaaaaagggaTCAGGAATACCTCTACTGACAGCCAGTTTGTCCCCGCAATGCCTCTCCCTCCTGCACGCAATGGTGGCCTATGATCCCGATGAGAGAATCACTGCCCACCAGGCCCTGCAGCACCCCTACTTCCAGGAACAGAG GGCAGCTGAGAAGCAGGCTCCAGCCAGGCCCAGGAGGAAGGCCTCCGCTCTCTGCCCCAAGCGGCCGGTGGCACCGGAACTACTCAGTAACAACTGGCAGCCGGCACAGGAGGGCAGCAAGCAG AAACAGCCCCTAAAGCAAGAGGAGGACCATCCCAGGAGACACGGACCAGCCTACGTGATGGCACTGCCCAAGCTCAAGCTATCGGGAGTGACCAAGCAGCCCTTGTACTACAGCCCAGCGCTGCAGTCAGTGGTTGCCCCCGGAGCGACCCGGAAGGTCCCGGTGCTGAGACCCCCGAAGTGTGTTGGCCCGAACCAGAAG acagacacacagaaggACATCCAGCCTAACCTGAAACAGTACCGCCGGCCCACAGTAGAGCGGAGAGGTGGAGGCTACTGA